A single Populus nigra chromosome 13, ddPopNigr1.1, whole genome shotgun sequence DNA region contains:
- the LOC133671106 gene encoding uncharacterized protein LOC133671106, producing MATPGFNKLLDCAKAIEVGDLHLADSLIKDILTDNDDKLVKYFAEALVRRVYKLYPRNPRPLVPSCTDLRCNMDYQFFPFFWFSELTTRNSIVDALTGKKRVQVIDFSLMANGRRWCLLLDDYLKQSSDAISFHLTSIGPILSKKGDYLNEILEKLPKEAKKLPIEFEVKHMVASSPAEMVEAALELERSSEDETIVVRWEFELHKLLALPGAIETVLSKLKELKPEIMIVVEQEASLNGQDFLECFTKSFRYHSIIFDSLGKDNFELGNHSKVLWEMYFRRQISNLVAQEGTDQIVRHQTFAEWRDRFCRSGFRHVRLQNQFKGTFFGHLPEYHIEEKNRHPVLYRHDDQLLFTSAWKSYPTQLNSESLDNWNQESAMGDGNIMQIESSSLLILSGTVSSSAFLEDQPDDEHIIMEGKVWSPECISINQVAASAEIFDMLEYICHVNYLPLALTWMSDRRILRLEKSACYLNDSTMVEFMEACGEHHLEEGKGVAGKALQSNSMYFVSDISKLDVKDYPFIFEAWDFGLRGVVAIKLESVYVSSIDYVVEFFLPLEMKGISGQRLLINEITNILQKNSRNSWKVCTQELNGFNISSEVEVTMEEVGTSNIRPAAISDSPPLALSEIGSLNSSQIRELCKIFKPTGDGVEVLEAHDQEFEEQNSVFGPQAYQFPDSDELVGMDNSHINTSRASKRRRTSEVWQYFDEVREDGEVWAKCRSCSTKYRGESTRGTTNLRKHLRSCPGKK from the exons ATGGCTACTCCTGGTTTCAACAAATTGTTGGATTGTGCCAAGGCAATTGAAGTTGGGGACCTGCATCTTGCTGATTCACTCATCAAGGATATCCTGACGGACAATGATGACAAACTTGTCAAATACTTTGCTGAAGCTCTAGTTCGACGAGTCTATAAACTGTATCCTCGAAATCCCAGACCTTTAGTGCCTTCCTGCACTGATTTGAGATGCAACATGGATTACcagttttttcctttcttctggTTTTCAGAATTGACAACCCGTAACTCCATCGTGGATGCCTTAACCGGAAAGAAAAGAGTCCAAGTTATTGACTTTTCATTGATGGCTAACGGCCGGCGGTGGTGCCTTTTGCTTGATGATTACCTAAAGCAGTCAAGTGATGCTATATCGTTCCATTTAACTAGTATCGGACCAATTCTGTCCAAAAAAGGTGACTATCTCAATGAGATACTTGAGAAACTCCCCAAAGAAGCTAAAAAGCTTCCTATTGAGTTTGAGGTTAAGCATATGGTGGCTAGTAGCCCAGCTGAAATGGTTGAAGCTGCTCTCGAACTCGAAAGATCAAGTGAGGATGAGACGATTGTTGTCAGATGGGAGTTTGAACTCCACAAATTGCTTGCACTGCCAGGTGCAATTGAGACAGTGTTGTCTAAATTGAAAGAACTCAAACCAGAGATCATGATAGTTGTTGAACAAGAAGCCAGCCTTAATGGTCAGGATTTCTTGGAATGTTTCACCAAGTCATTTCGCTATCACTCTATTATTTTTGACTCGCTTGGCAAGGACAATTTCGAACTCGGCAACCATAGCAAAGTGTTGTGGGAGATGTACTTTAGGCGGCAGATTAGTAACTTGGTGGCACAAGAAGGCACTGACCAGATTGTACGACATCAGACATTTGCTGAGTGGCGAGACAGATTCTGTCGTTCTGGGTTTCGTCATGTTCGCTTACAGAACCAGTTTAAGGGAACTTTCTTTGGTCACTTGCCTGAATACCACATAGAAGAAAAGAATCGCCATCCTGTGCTATACAGGCATGACGACCAATTGCTGTTCACCTCAGCTTGGAAATCTTATCCAACTCAGCTCAATAGCG AGTCATTGGACAACTGGAATCAGGAATCTGCAATGGGAGATGGAAACATAATGCAAATTGAAAGTTCGAGCCTTCTAATTTTGTCAGGGACGGTGAGCTCTTCTGCGTTTCTTGAAGACCAACCTGATGATGAACACATAATAATGGAAGGAAAAGTCTGGTCTCCGGAA TGTATCTCAATTAATCAAGTTGCTGCTTCTGCTGAGATATTTGACATGCTGGAATACATATGTCATGTAAATTATCTGCCCCTGGCTCTCACATGGATGTCAGATAGACGTATTCTTCGCTTGGAGAAGAGTGCTTGCTATCTGAATGACTCGACAATGGTCGAATTTATGGAGGCCTGTGGAGAACACCATCTTGAGGAAGGGAAAGGAGTAGCTGGAAAAGCACTTCAATCAAATAGCATGTACTTTGTCTCTGACATCTCTAAGCTTGATGTGAAAGATTATCCATTTATTTTCGAAGCATGGGATTTTGGTCTTCGTGGTGTTGTTGCAATCAAGCTAGAAAGCGTCTACGTGAGCAGCATTGATTACGTAGTAGAATTTTTTCTCCCTCTTGAAATGAAAGGAATTTCAGGGCAACGTCTTTTGATAAATGAAATCACAAATATCTTGCAAAAGAACTCCAGGAATTCATGGAAAGTCTGCACTCAGGaattaaatggttttaatatTAGCTCTGAAGTTGAAGTCACGATGGAGGAGGTTGGAACGAGTAACATCAGACCGGCAGCTATTTCGGACAGCCCACCGCTAGCATTATCAGAAATTGGTAGTCTGAATTCAAGTCAAATCAGGGAACTATGCAAAATTTTTAAGCCGACAGGTGATGGAGTGGAAGTGCTAGAGGCTCATGATCAG GAATTTGAGGAACAAAATTCCGTATTTGGACCTCAAGCTTATCAGTTCCCAGACAGTGATGAGCTGGTAGGCATGGACAATTCTCATATCAATACAAGCAGAGCTAGCAAACGACGACGGACATCTGAGGTGTGGCAATACTTCGATGAGGTTAGAGAAGATGGAGAAGTATGGGCTAAATGCAGGAGTTGTAGCACTAAATATCGAGGGGAAAGCACAAGGGGAACTACAAATCTGCGCAAACACCTAAGATCATGTCCAGGGAAGAAATAA